Part of the Nostoc sp. ATCC 53789 genome, GCAGTAGTGCCTGCTATTGCAAAAAATTTACGTCTTGAAAATGTCATGAGGATGGTTTGGTTACTTACATAATGCTGAAGAAAAAGTATTTTATTTTGATTAAGTTTGGGTTATGCCTTATTTAATTTAGGGTTAGTTAATAAAATATGAATATATACAAATTTGTCTTTTCTTTTAGCAAATTTATGTATGTAATACCAATTTAATGTGAAGCTGCACATATCTTGATCCCCCTAAATCCCCCTTAAAAAGGGGGACTTTGATAGATGTTTTTCCGGTTCCCCCCTTTATTAAGGGGAGCCAGCGCGGTCTTCTCCCAAGGGGAGACGCTAAAAGCGATGGGGTCTCCCCTGCCGCAGGATGCGCGAAGCGCTGTAGTGGAGCGACTGGCGTGGGCGAGGGGGGATCGAATTCTATGCAGCTTAATAAAAAATTGGTATAAGCTTCATCTATGTTCAAATCTAGAGTTTTTTAAAAGATATATTTATGTAGGTTGGGTGGAGTGAAACGCAACCCAACATTACCAGCTTATTTATGTTGGGTTACGCTATCGCTGCACCCAACCTACAAAACTAGTACAAAACTACGGTTCTCAAAGTAGACAAGGTTTAGGACTCACATTTGATTTTTCAAAAAACTCCGTACAGCTCAAAAAGCCTTTTTTATTACCGCCAAACTGCGCGAACAAAAATCAAAGCGGATTCCTATATGAAGTTTATAAATAGAGTCTTCAAAAAAAAGCCAGCATTTATATAGACAGTGAACCTGAATAGTCGAAGCTAGCATGATTAGAACTGTAATTAAATATTATTCTAACTTTAACGATCAAGGAATTTGAAAGGCTAGAAATACCTAAAACTTGTAGGGGACGGATTGAGAATATGTCCCCTAGTTACAGTGCAATACGTTTACTGTTAGAGCTAAATTTGTAGTTTAGATATGGGATAGTTTTTGACAGCGAATTTTTAACTGACAATTCCTAGATTGCTGTAAATTTCGATGAGATTGCCATCAGGATCGCGAAAATGAGCGGTGCGAATTCCCCAGTCTGGGCGATCTTGCGGTTCAGTCACAACGATCGAATTCTGATTTTTTACTTGGTTATAAACCTCATCCACGTTATCGACTGCGAAAACCAAGACTATTTTATCTCGATTGACAATGTATGAAGGCTGTTCAATTCTTGGAACTACTTCAGCCATTAATTCTTTTTTGAACAAACCCAACTTGAGATATCCGGTATTCAACTCAGCATATCCGCTCTCTTCATCGCCCCAATCGACATCAAATTTCAGCAGATCCCGGTAGAACAGAAAAGAATCTTTGTAGTTGGAGACAAGTAGTCTCAGGTGTGTTAGCTGAAGCTTCATATCTGTTGCCTTAGTCTACTAACTGTGAATTCTAGGTTCTGGGTGCAAAGTCGCCAGCAACTCGCTTTCGACAATTGCTAATTCATCAAGCCGTTGCATGACAATTTCTCTGTCGAAATAAGTAGCAGCTAAAACCCAATATATACCGTAGTGACGCGCTTCGGATGCCATTAGGCCACGATAAAATTTTGCTAACTCTGGCTCTGGACAGTGAGCAGCTAATAGTCCCAGACGTTCGTGAGAACGAGCTTCAATTAAACCAGTGACTAGTAAGGAATCCAGAAATCGCTCAGGTTCTTTGGGGCGAACTTGAGCTTTTAAACCTGCACCGTAGGGAGGCGGTGGTAAGGGAGCTAAGGGAATATTCCGGCGTTCTAACCATTGGTTAACTAGCTCAAAGTGTTCTAGTTCCTCGCGGGCGATCGCAGTCAGTTCCCGCACCATTTTAGTATTGGAAGGGTAGCGAAACATCATATTTAAAGCCACACCTGCTGCTTTGCGTTCACAGTGAGAGTGGTCGAGTAAGATGATGTCTAGGTTAGCGATCGCTTGTTCAACCCAAGCAGAGCTAGTGGGCTGTTTTAGGACGTTGATAGTCGGTAACTGAGTAAGCACAGAGTCAATCAATTTTGGATTTTGGATTTTTCCATAGTTTAAACTAGTAGACCACCAAAGAAACTTTGCGGGGTTTATCGTCAGAAAATCAAGTTCTTTTCTCCCCCTGCCCCCTGCTTTTTCATTCCTGTTGCCGCCGTTCCTCCATATCTTGACTAGAAATCATACTATGGACTCTCTCTACATCTGCCATCATTAAAACTGCTCCCTGTATATCCATGCCAAGCAACGGGGTGATTGCCAGGTAACATTTTATTTGCCTACCTCGACGATTAGTAGCATCAAGGATCATTTCTTGAAATTGTTTTTTACCAGATAGAGAATCGCGGAGTGGCGATCGCAACTGCTCAACAGGTAGCCCAATATCTAGGCTGAAGATAGACTTTCCTAAAACTTCATCAGTTCGCAGTCCCCATAAATCCTCTACCATGTAATTCCAAATTGAGATATTAAAGCTGCCGTCAATTACCACTATTCCAGTTTGCAGACTTCTGAGAATAGATACCAAAAAAATATTTGTGTGATTAAGTTCTGTGGTGCGTTCGCTCAGTTCGTTATTAATTGTCTGTAATTCTTCATTAGTAGATTGAAGTTCTTCATTCATCGTCTCCAATTCTTCATTGGTGGATTGGAGTTCTTCGTTGGTAGTTTCTAATTCTTCATTGGTAGATTGGAGTTCTTCGTTAGTAGTTTCTAATTCTTCATTGGTAGATTGGAGTTCTTCGTTGGTAGTTTCTAATTCCTGTTGCGAGCGTTGCAAGGCATCTTGGAGTTTAATATAACGAGTGACATCATGAAAGGAAATGCTAACACCTAAAAAACTGGTGTCTGTTTCTTGCAAAGGCGTAATTCGCACATCTAGATATTGGGTTTCTGTGTTAGACAAATAGCGCTCTACATTTGTCAGGCTGACAGGGCGGCGTTCAGTATAAGCCCGTTCAATTAGCGATCGCAATTCAATCGGTCGATAGGAAAGTTCTAGATCCTGGAAAGGACGAGCTAAATCTTTGGGGGAAAGGGCAAACAAAGTCCGTGCCTGCTCATTCACCATTACCAGAGAGCCAGTGATATCAATGACTACTTGCGCGATTGGTGATGTGTCGAAACCCATGTCTCGCAGCCGCAAATGTCGAGACACACGGCTGCTAGATTCGTCATCTACTGAATTTGCCATAACTAGGAGGCGATCGCGTATATTAACCGACGATACCTTACTAAATATCCGGTTTTTTAAGTCTATTGGAGTAAAGAGACTAGAATGCATCAATAGCATCTCTGCTTTCCCCAAAAATAGATAACCAGTATCATTAAGTGCAAAATGAAACCGCGCCAGAATTCGCCCTTGAGTCTCAGAATTAAAGTACATTAATGTATTGCGACTAACCAGCAAATCTAAGCGCGAAATGGGCGCATCTTGAAGCAGATCGTGACGGCCAAAAATCACTGAGCGGCGCAAGTCTTGGCGAAAAACATAGCGATTACCGACAATCTCAAAGTATTTTTGCCGGAGTTCATCTGATACCGCCTGAACATCTTTTGCTGAATACGTAGCTTGACGAGCTTGGTTGAGAGCCTCTTCATCTACATCTGTGGCATAGATTTTCACTCGTTGGCGAAATTCCTCTGCTCCCAATATTTCAGCCATCAACATTGCTAAGGTATAAGCTTCTTCCCCAGAAGCACAACCAGCACTCCAGATGCGGATTTGGTCAGAAGTATTTTTATTCCTAATCAGATTAGGCAGTATTTCTTCTGCTAGGTATTCCCAAGCTGGTAAATCTCGAAAAAAAGCGGTGACGTTAATTAAGATAGTGTTAAAAAGATAATTGAATTCTTCTGGATAAACTTCTAGGTAGTCTAAATACTCTTCAAAGTTTTCTATGTTCAATGACTGCATCCGCTTGCGGACTCGGCGCATCAAAGTCGAGCGTTTATAGCCTGTAAAATCAAATCCCCGGCTTTGTCTGAGATAAATCAGTAGATTTTCAAATTTGGGATCTCTGTCTGCGGAAGTCATAGGTTAGGGAGGGGCAGAGGGGCAGGGGGCAAAGTTCCAAGCTACGTCCGCAAGTATCAAAGCCTCATTAATGTATAGTGACACTAAGTTGCATTCTAAAACATATCTCCCCTGCTCCCCTGCCCCTCTGCTTAGTTACATTCTCCCATGACTAAAGTCACCAGAGCCTTGGAGATTTCATCTAGAGGGAGAATAAAATCTACTTTGCCAGTTTGAATCGCAGCTGAGGGCATCCCGGAAAATTCGGCGGTCTTTACGTCTTGGACAATGACAGTACCACCCATTTTTTTGATTGCTTCTACTCCCATCGCGCCGTCGCTACCTGTTCCAGTTAGCACGATGGCGATCGCTCTTTCTTTGTAAGTGGCTGCAACCGATTCAAATAATAAGTCTGCCGAAGGACGTAAAAAATGTACTAATTTCGACTGTGATAAGGAAAGTGTGCCGTCATCGTTAACCAACAAGTGACGATTAGGTGGGGCAATGTAAGCCGTTCCTGGGGTGAGGTAATCTCCTTCCTTTGCCTGCTTGACGGTAATATGCGTGCGCCGACTAAGAATTTCTGCCATGAATGACGGATGTTCAGGAGAAATATGTTGCACAATGACGATCACGGCTGGGAATTCTGCGGGTAGAGTTGATAGCACTTTAATTTGAGCAGTCAGACCACCTGCTGAGGCTGCGATCGCCACAATATCAAAGGCACTATTAGTAAAGGGGGGTGGATTATTCTTGGCATCTTCTGCCATCTGAATCATGATTTTTCGGCTGTCAGTACCAACTAAACTTATTAGTTACAGGAAGTATTAATAAATTTACGATTGCTCATCTTTCTTTACATAAATTATACAGTATATCTGAACTAATTTACTTCTTGTTGCCTTTATCTGTTAAGCTTGTCTGTTCATCTTCTTGCTCTAAAATGAGTTTTGCCTCCAAAAGTTGCTGCCTATGTTCGTCACTAACTATCGGGTATTTCAAATTGAGTTCTTCTAGTTTAGTGCAGATAATATTGGCGACTACCAGACGTGTAAACCATTTGCGATCGGCAGGAATAATATACCAAGGGGCCGATTTTGTACTAGTGTTATTAAAAACCTCTTCATAAGCATTCATATAATCATCCCAAAAAGCTCTTTCTTTGACATCGCTATCTGAAAACTTCCAATTTTTCTCAGGATATTCAATCCGTTCTAAAAAGCGTTTTTTCTGCTCTGATTTAGAAACATTAAGAAAGAACTTCAGAACGATCACACCATTGTCTACTAAATATTTTTCAAAATTATTAATTTCTTCAAAGCGTTGCTTCCATATCTTATTTCCATTAGGGAAATGAGGAAGTTGTTGCTTTCTTAACATTTCTGGATGGACACGAACTACTAGTGCTTCTTCATAATATGAGCGGTTGAATATCCCAATTCGGCCTCTTTCCGGCAAAGCCTTCATTGTTCGCCACAGGTAGTCATGGTCTAATTCTTCCGCACTGGGGGACTTGAAACTAAACACCTGAAATCCTTGCGGATTCACCCCAGAGGTCACGTGTTTAATTGTGCTATCCTTACCAGCAGCATCCATTGCCTGAAAAATAATCAGCAATGCGTAGGTGTTTTGAGC contains:
- a CDS encoding VOC family protein yields the protein MKLQLTHLRLLVSNYKDSFLFYRDLLKFDVDWGDEESGYAELNTGYLKLGLFKKELMAEVVPRIEQPSYIVNRDKIVLVFAVDNVDEVYNQVKNQNSIVVTEPQDRPDWGIRTAHFRDPDGNLIEIYSNLGIVS
- a CDS encoding CheR family methyltransferase: MTSADRDPKFENLLIYLRQSRGFDFTGYKRSTLMRRVRKRMQSLNIENFEEYLDYLEVYPEEFNYLFNTILINVTAFFRDLPAWEYLAEEILPNLIRNKNTSDQIRIWSAGCASGEEAYTLAMLMAEILGAEEFRQRVKIYATDVDEEALNQARQATYSAKDVQAVSDELRQKYFEIVGNRYVFRQDLRRSVIFGRHDLLQDAPISRLDLLVSRNTLMYFNSETQGRILARFHFALNDTGYLFLGKAEMLLMHSSLFTPIDLKNRIFSKVSSVNIRDRLLVMANSVDDESSSRVSRHLRLRDMGFDTSPIAQVVIDITGSLVMVNEQARTLFALSPKDLARPFQDLELSYRPIELRSLIERAYTERRPVSLTNVERYLSNTETQYLDVRITPLQETDTSFLGVSISFHDVTRYIKLQDALQRSQQELETTNEELQSTNEELETTNEELQSTNEELETTNEELQSTNEELETMNEELQSTNEELQTINNELSERTTELNHTNIFLVSILRSLQTGIVVIDGSFNISIWNYMVEDLWGLRTDEVLGKSIFSLDIGLPVEQLRSPLRDSLSGKKQFQEMILDATNRRGRQIKCYLAITPLLGMDIQGAVLMMADVERVHSMISSQDMEERRQQE
- the miaE gene encoding tRNA isopentenyl-2-thiomethyl-A-37 hydroxylase MiaE, encoding MLTQLPTINVLKQPTSSAWVEQAIANLDIILLDHSHCERKAAGVALNMMFRYPSNTKMVRELTAIAREELEHFELVNQWLERRNIPLAPLPPPPYGAGLKAQVRPKEPERFLDSLLVTGLIEARSHERLGLLAAHCPEPELAKFYRGLMASEARHYGIYWVLAATYFDREIVMQRLDELAIVESELLATLHPEPRIHS
- a CDS encoding polyphosphate kinase 2 family protein, which produces MNYDAFIVPPGSKISLKKNYDPAYKADFNEKTDAAIKLQADIERLANFQNILYAQNTYALLIIFQAMDAAGKDSTIKHVTSGVNPQGFQVFSFKSPSAEELDHDYLWRTMKALPERGRIGIFNRSYYEEALVVRVHPEMLRKQQLPHFPNGNKIWKQRFEEINNFEKYLVDNGVIVLKFFLNVSKSEQKKRFLERIEYPEKNWKFSDSDVKERAFWDDYMNAYEEVFNNTSTKSAPWYIIPADRKWFTRLVVANIICTKLEELNLKYPIVSDEHRQQLLEAKLILEQEDEQTSLTDKGNKK
- a CDS encoding chemotaxis protein CheB, whose protein sequence is MIQMAEDAKNNPPPFTNSAFDIVAIAASAGGLTAQIKVLSTLPAEFPAVIVIVQHISPEHPSFMAEILSRRTHITVKQAKEGDYLTPGTAYIAPPNRHLLVNDDGTLSLSQSKLVHFLRPSADLLFESVAATYKERAIAIVLTGTGSDGAMGVEAIKKMGGTVIVQDVKTAEFSGMPSAAIQTGKVDFILPLDEISKALVTLVMGECN